A single window of Ananas comosus cultivar F153 linkage group 17, ASM154086v1, whole genome shotgun sequence DNA harbors:
- the LOC109722763 gene encoding uncharacterized protein LOC109722763, translating to MVSFSKPQAMAVASKAVNYWKSLANTRGYATSTAPKTRSVASAVDEDLLATRRTSKPRGDYVPVYVALGLIVLSTSFGLYTAKQQLAYAPNVLVDKKKRETIPEVVDPDWAISEAERFISKSIFRKVAHLQDFDAVRAGISDPTRSPASGHLPVKAETLKDVGVEPPGIERCPSLFERIFRRRTADQ from the exons aattattggAAATCTCTCGCAAATACCCGAGGTTACGCCACGTCGACGGCGCCCAAAACGAGATCGGTGGCTTCAGCTGTCGATGAGGATCTCCTCGCCACTCGCCGTACCTCGAAACCAAG gGGTGATTATGTGCCGGTGTACGTGGCGCTAGGACTGATCGTGCTGTCGACGTCGTTCGGGCTGTATACTGCGAAGCAGCAGCTGGCGTATGCGCCGAACGTGCTGGTGGACAAGAAGAAGCGGGAGACGATACCCGAGGTCGTCGACCCTGACTGGGCCATCAGCGAGGCCGAGCGCTTCATCAGCAAGTCGATTTTCCGCAAAGTCGCGCACCTCCAGGACTTCGATGCCGTCCGAGCCGGCATTTCCGACCCCACCCGCAGCCCCGCCTCCGGTCATCT GCCGGTGAAGGCGGAGACGCTGAAGGATGTCGGGGTGGAGCCGCCGGGCATCGAGAGGTGCCCGTCCTTGTTCGAGAGAATCTTCCGTCGAAGGACGGCGGATCAGTGA